From a single Eleginops maclovinus isolate JMC-PN-2008 ecotype Puerto Natales chromosome 20, JC_Emac_rtc_rv5, whole genome shotgun sequence genomic region:
- the tarbp2 gene encoding RISC-loading complex subunit tarbp2 isoform X1 — MNDETALDSWKTNSGCSSIEQMLAVNPGKTPISLLQEYGTRIGKTPVYDLLKAEGQAHQPNFTFRVSVGEISCTGQGPSKKAAKHKAAEAALKMLKGSLGGPVGVSVGEDGFIGVEVSTDGESSQTEMKTSSSSQQSECNPVGALQELVVQKGWRLPEYTVTQESGPAHRKEFTMTCRVERFVEIGSGTSKKLAKRNAAAKMLSRIHDVPVDLRTSNEAEVEEDTFNMHMGSRAETGKSKGFSCTWDSLRNSAGEKILQLRSHPLGMPTDSNFCSLLNDLSVEQRFDISYLDLEERSLSGLCQCLVELSTQPITVCHGFAPSIDAARANAAHNALQYLKIMAGGK; from the exons ATGAACGACGAGACAGCACTGGACAGCTGGAAGACAAACTCCGGGTGCTCCAG tATTGAGCAAATGCTGGCTGTGAATCCCGGAAAGACGCCCATCAGTCTGCTGCAGGAGTATGGAACGCGGATAGGCAAGACCCCAGTGTATGACCTGCTGAAGGCCGAGGGACAGGCCCACCAGCCCAACTTTACGTTCCGTGTCTCCGTTGGAGAGATCAGCTGCACCGGCCAAGGGCCCAGCAAGAAGGCAGCCAAGCATAAAGCAGCCGAGGCTGCTCTGAAGATGCTCAAGGGAAGTCTCGGAGGTCCTGTTGGAGTTAGTGTTGGAGAAGACGGGTTTATTGGAGTTGAAGTGTCTACTGATGGAGAGAG CTCTCAGACAGAAATGAAGACTTCAAGCAGTTCTCAGCAGTCTGAATGTAACCCTGTAGGAGCTCTGCAG GAATTGGTGGTGCAGAAAGGATGGCGTTTGCCAGAGTACACAGTCACCCAGGAGTCTGGTCCAGCACACCGCAAGGAGTTCACCATGACCTGCAGAGTAGAGAGATTTGTGGAAATCG GAAGTGGAACCTCCAAGAAGCTCGCAAAGAGAAACGCAGCAGCTAAGATGTTATCACGTATACATGATGTCCCGGTCGACCTGAGGACCAGCAACGAAGCTGAGGTCGAAGAGGACACGTTCAACATG cacatgGGGAGCAGAGCTGAGACAGGCAAAAGTAAAGGCTTCAGCTGCACGTGGGACTCTCTGCGCAACTCTGCTGGAGAGAAGATCCTCCAGCTCCGCAGCCACCCTCTGGGCATGCCCACTGACTCCAACTTCTGCTCTTTGCTTAACGACCTGTCTGTGGAACAGCGCTTTGACATCAGCTACCTGGATCTAG AAGAGCGCAGTCTGAGCGGCCTCTGCCAATGTCTAGTGGAGCTTTCCactcagccaatcacagtgtGCCATGGCTTTGCTCCGAGCATAGATGCAGCTAGAGCCAATGCAgcccacaatgcactgcagtACCTCAAGATTATGGCTGGGGGGAAGTGa
- the tarbp2 gene encoding RISC-loading complex subunit tarbp2 isoform X2 → MLAVNPGKTPISLLQEYGTRIGKTPVYDLLKAEGQAHQPNFTFRVSVGEISCTGQGPSKKAAKHKAAEAALKMLKGSLGGPVGVSVGEDGFIGVEVSTDGESSQTEMKTSSSSQQSECNPVGALQELVVQKGWRLPEYTVTQESGPAHRKEFTMTCRVERFVEIGSGTSKKLAKRNAAAKMLSRIHDVPVDLRTSNEAEVEEDTFNMHMGSRAETGKSKGFSCTWDSLRNSAGEKILQLRSHPLGMPTDSNFCSLLNDLSVEQRFDISYLDLEERSLSGLCQCLVELSTQPITVCHGFAPSIDAARANAAHNALQYLKIMAGGK, encoded by the exons ATGCTGGCTGTGAATCCCGGAAAGACGCCCATCAGTCTGCTGCAGGAGTATGGAACGCGGATAGGCAAGACCCCAGTGTATGACCTGCTGAAGGCCGAGGGACAGGCCCACCAGCCCAACTTTACGTTCCGTGTCTCCGTTGGAGAGATCAGCTGCACCGGCCAAGGGCCCAGCAAGAAGGCAGCCAAGCATAAAGCAGCCGAGGCTGCTCTGAAGATGCTCAAGGGAAGTCTCGGAGGTCCTGTTGGAGTTAGTGTTGGAGAAGACGGGTTTATTGGAGTTGAAGTGTCTACTGATGGAGAGAG CTCTCAGACAGAAATGAAGACTTCAAGCAGTTCTCAGCAGTCTGAATGTAACCCTGTAGGAGCTCTGCAG GAATTGGTGGTGCAGAAAGGATGGCGTTTGCCAGAGTACACAGTCACCCAGGAGTCTGGTCCAGCACACCGCAAGGAGTTCACCATGACCTGCAGAGTAGAGAGATTTGTGGAAATCG GAAGTGGAACCTCCAAGAAGCTCGCAAAGAGAAACGCAGCAGCTAAGATGTTATCACGTATACATGATGTCCCGGTCGACCTGAGGACCAGCAACGAAGCTGAGGTCGAAGAGGACACGTTCAACATG cacatgGGGAGCAGAGCTGAGACAGGCAAAAGTAAAGGCTTCAGCTGCACGTGGGACTCTCTGCGCAACTCTGCTGGAGAGAAGATCCTCCAGCTCCGCAGCCACCCTCTGGGCATGCCCACTGACTCCAACTTCTGCTCTTTGCTTAACGACCTGTCTGTGGAACAGCGCTTTGACATCAGCTACCTGGATCTAG AAGAGCGCAGTCTGAGCGGCCTCTGCCAATGTCTAGTGGAGCTTTCCactcagccaatcacagtgtGCCATGGCTTTGCTCCGAGCATAGATGCAGCTAGAGCCAATGCAgcccacaatgcactgcagtACCTCAAGATTATGGCTGGGGGGAAGTGa